The Phlebotomus papatasi isolate M1 chromosome 3, Ppap_2.1, whole genome shotgun sequence genomic sequence ATTAAagtatttcaaatgattttttcgcatttcttattcgaaagaaaagttaatcgaaaatcatgCCTGTTTCAACTatattccgcgaggtgcgccacctgcaaaatacttggaaaaaatgagtggcggaaagtacttacacagccgaaaaggTAAGCTCTATTTCACCACATTCgtatatctttatttttttggaaaaccttactaaaaaataataatagaacacagtttagttaataacaaattgactttcagtgaaaaaatatcaaatgctgtacagcaaaaacataaaataatgcaaaaaaatttctctgagcgttgacagatttcttaagaactccatacttttttagtgattgttcatattgtcgagaatttctttaattaacttgcaaataatctagtcggtggagcacaagatatggttttctgattcttTAGGCTAGAGGTCACGGAATACCACTCATTTCGTCGTTTCACGAACTCATAATTCTCTTAAAATgagattttaatttaggtggcgaaaaagggcttactggcgaaaaagtactgactctaccctatatggGTTATATCATGTAACTGCATCTCTGTTAAATTGCTCAGTGATGACTATTTCAAAAACGATGTCTCAGCATATTactcaaataaattgaattgaattttgaatcgAAAGAAAATCTCTCGATTGAGTACAAGACAATTGAGAcactcagagcagaagtggtctcctttgtatgcatttccctattaaaacagtccCCTTCTGCTCTAAGCGTCTCAATTAAAATCTCGTAGAATTAATTGTATCCCATCcttataggggaaggttttgaaccttcgtactaaaaaaaaagatttaagattttttactgaatgtcaCACAAACCGAAttaattatatcactatgtcaaaaaaatctctcacttattgggttcataattctgcctcacaaaattcctggaagtccttggattttcctctacaggaaaatgaaaatgtagtagcattttttacgaatgtatccggtaccggaatgcttcgtaccatttcttccaacccctgtaggcctcattttccccggaaacgttacaccggaaacaaaaatttgggcatcactacttagatggaactttcatctacttcttttcactgtttctagaaggtatcacgcattaaaagatcaattttaagctatttttctaacacatgttttttgacactcggaaaaccatgttttccctgcattctgacagtcagttcagagctcggttaggtgtgattctcttataatcacacctattgtaatcctcggattttctctgacacctccaaacagtcttacagaacatttcgaacacaactaatttcaaaaatgacaagctatcaatttaaaatgaaatgtggaaagtttcactttaaaacaaggaaaattttatgaaaaatactcgaaatacatcgaagtggcaacaaaagaatcacatctaccttaaacagtctagtttcatcactacacaaatcagaaagaagcaatcacacctattgtaatcctcgtaatttctctaatacagtgctgtctctctatatgcacagtttgggtactttttttgacagttctctctctgaatatgcacaactttttttgaaattcccaacggtttttttctttcttttaataaattatcattttttttattgttctagaatttcccgtgttattttaaatataatatgagacagaaaaaataaaatcaaggaaattaaaaacacgaaaaattagttaccaagaaaataattttctttattactttgtcaaaatgtaaacaaattgattttaaatgcaaccgacacaaaagctgtgcatatagagagtgtgcatatagagagacagcactgtacttcgaatttgtcttacagaacattttttgaacatcagtgattcttagaattaccagtgattaatttaaagttaaatgaggaaaactccgcttgaaaacaaagcaaattgtatgaaaaatgcttaaaacgcaccgcatgggcaatgaaagaatcacacctaccataagcagatttaggcttaatgtttgatttgacagaagcgaaacaaaaacatccgatgaagtctcactttgctgtggaagtgcgtgtttttcttcgagattttcttgaaaaatgttgtaatcgttgtaatatcacaattttcttgtcaacttgTTCAGTGAAATCTCTGGATAGGTCAAAATATCCAGAGCATCGTGCACAGTGTGTCCCAAAACAGTCTGGAATTCACAGAGTTGGTAGTCAATGATTTTGACTGATATTTTTACGAACCTGCAGAGGAGGCAATCTTTGTGAACTTTTCTTCGCCCACAATTCCACCCCCTTCTagcgaaagattttcacggtaaatatcaaccctgataaaccttctataacttggaatgttgtttttcttcgaaaagactcttgaagcgtgaaaaaatgcataaaataatacacatcggaattacgattttaggcccattttttatttttgcttctagaacccaggaaaaaaggcctagccTCCCAAGGTTGtccggaaatgtgagatgtgggattatctataagaatatatgactatggatgatatttatttagtaacttggaaaaaaatcttcatttacgaacctgcgacgttacgaaggtgcgaaaccttcccctatatattttaTCGATgattaaaaggggtggcaaagcgaagtgctcgaactcgtgacattGATGATagacctcaaaagtattttcgcatcattaacCGTTTACCActtctcaaccaatttgaaccgattgataaattactcaaaagatcccacaaaatggttttaaaagtaggattgaattaaaattacttatcggttcataatcggtttattaccgcaaaaattttgcatataccACTCTTTCCAGCATGAAAATTCAGAGGGTCAAAGAGTTTAAGTATCTTGGGGTCTGGCTGGACTTCAGGCCGAGCTGGAAAAGTCACATCAGTCACCTTTCTCATGATTTAAGGAATCTTCGAAGATACTGTTACATGATTCGCAAATTGGGAACTGATGGGATTATGTTGTCGTACTACTATGCCATGATCGAATCCAGATTGAGATACGGCGCTCCTTTTTGGGGATGTTGTTGTTCAAACGTTTTAAACCCAATTGTAGTGCTACAGAAGAAAATAATGCGCATTATCTCCAGAGTGGGTAGGTACGACCATACTGTTCCGTAGATGGGGTATTCTGACTCTTTATGCCTTGATTGTCATTTCCTTATTCAGGGTTTTTGTGAAAGGGAGCTTCCCTGTATGTGATCATCAGTAAGCAGCCAAAAAATCATGCTCAGCATTCTGGAAaatacatagggtaaagtgtataatttggaattagtgttacaagttggacaattcgccgataaaagttggacatggcttttttcttgataaatacagtacaaaatttgtttctaagcacaagaaaccaaattataaaactaaagcattaaaaatatacaaataaaaatgaagtactaaatttatcaagacgaaaagccctgtccaaattgtaccattgtccaacttgtaccactgtccaacttgtaccactttaccctacgctttatacaaaaaatttcatatgaataatttaaaaggAATTTGCTGAAAAGTGAAAAGGCTAAAATCCTAATTAATTCATTAtagtaattcaattaaaattctctaattaatttcccctatttttgtatttctataaaattgacaaatggaacataataattttagcttattgatttaatattttagtgaGACTAATTAGGCACTGTCGACTAAAATAGCACATAATATGGATCTCTATAATAACCAATTAGAAGcgctattttcaaaattattttcaatagtAAATTCCTATCTGCAAGAGAAATTTTAGCTTTGAAAGTGTCTTCTTCGCAGTTAAATTCTATTCATAGGGAAATCAAAGTGAGAATAGAttcaatttgtttattttttttcttctgtgccATCAAATTCGTTTTCccggaaaattttattgaaatttggtGCATGAAATCGGAAAATCATGAACTCAATCAAAGAAGAATTATCCATGCTTATTGACTCTGCactaaatttggaaaatattgtgGATTTTAGATCCCTTCATAAGCTTTTGCATGAGATTGTGAAGCATTTGGGATATATTGGAAGCCAAATTAGTTCTGATGGTTCTGATGCTTCTGTACCTCAGAATCCGGATGTAAATATTAGTGATTCGATTGATAATGGAAGGGTGGATGGTAATCGTAATTTACAAAATGGGAATTCTGTGCATTTAGAAAATAGCTTAAAGTTACTGGAGTCAAGAGTTGAAGAGTTGGAAAACCACATACAAAACAATGGAACTACCAATAGAATAAACAATGAAATTCTCTCTGGTTTGAATAGAACTGAAGAAGATACTGCAGTGAATTCATTTTTAATCGACAGTAATTCTCAGATTGAAAGTACTCCTCAAGGTAATAATGGGTACAATCGGTACAATGAGCGATTGTATGACAATCCTATCACAGATAAATCCTCGGAGATCTCTGGACTTAGATTGGATTTGTATACTCTGAGGAATACAATAGACCAGCACAGCGCAAAAATAGCTACTATTGACAATGAAATACTTAATATAAAAGCTCATCAATCCATGCCCTTACCTCAAGAATCCAAGATACTTGAATCTCAAGTTCATTTAGGCCCAGAAAAAGCAACTCAACCCATTTTCCCATCCACTTCCTCCACCGAAAGCCCAAGTCTAACCCCTACAAGGGATTCAAATATCATTCCCGGAAGTACTTTTAACCAACATACACCTACATTATCTAATCAAGAAGAGGTCGCTGAATCTTTCAACAAAAGATTAAACTCCCTTGAATTAAAGTACTCCCACATTGATCAGAAGTTAGATGCCGTCAAATGTCTCCGTGTTGAACTGCGCGAAAAACTATCAATGGAAAGTTTTGAATCAGCTATAATCGAGTGGAAAAATGCAAGTCAATTTCTGGAGGATAGGAATCGAAGTGAGAGAAATCAACTTAAAGAAAAAGTTGAGAGCATCACAATGAATTTGTCAGAAATAGAAAGGAAATTAATGGAGGACTTGAAGAGACTCGAGAGATTATTTGCTGAGCAATTGCTTGAATTGGATCAAAAGTTGGCTAAAATTAGAAAATGTACCGATAGCAAAGGTAAAGAATCAATTTTGATTACACCAATGACTTGCAGTGCAatgcaatttatttataatttacggTTTTACAATTATACATTGCGACTCCTTTGGGATTTGTCcgttatttcttatttttatctATGTATTGCTTAATAGAGGCTAAACAGTAGTAGATAACGTAACCCGTTCTTCACTGACCCCTCCAATTTTTCTTCAGATCGTTTGCATTattaaaaaaggggtggcaaagcgtcccaagctTTACGAAGGGCTCGAACGCGTAACTTAaatgctatccctcaaaagtactttcgcatcatttaccgtttaccgcttcttaaccgatttaaaccgatttataaatcactcggaagatcccacaaaataattttaggagtaataaaattgattttcggacaaaaattacttatcgattaataataattcaatttcgaaCAAAAAAGCGATTTGAAGCGGTTCAGTATAgagtggtggccaaaataatagaaccACCTCCACAAAGACcgctattttacctttagcatttttgtttattccaattcgtttaaataattttgatatagaaatattcaaataattaccttacgtcaaataagtattgttttggccgctagaggtctctatttttcacagaatagatcaatagtgaaattaggTTTGAAAAACACGATAGGACCACgttcatttaaataaaagaatgtGGGCTATAAATCGGCTAAGTTTAAAAGCcgtatttagaaaccataaatgacagtcatccaattttttttggccgaactgaatttcactattgacgtattctgtatAAAATAGaaacctctagcggccaaaaaaCCCTTATCCTACGATTCTACTAATTTGGAGATTTCttcttcagaattatatcaacaaattgggaaaatacacaaaagataaaaaaatataaactttccaaactgattctattattttggccgccactgtatttcAGCGGTTCAATATATTTGAGaacattccctggaaattgaaataaaatttccattgaatattccaaATACATTTTCTAATATCTTTCCGGTCAGATATAAAACCGATTCATACACCACTCAAAGGATCCTGTAAAATAATTACAAGAGTaatatttagaattaattttcggaataaaaattactcatcgattcattaccggttcacaaccgatttgaatcaatttataaatactcaaaatattactcaaaatacacctcaggggtaatttaatagaattttgtataaaaattagttataggggaaactggggcaccaccatacaggggtaccaccaaacactgtgatttttaaaataagtaaaagattttagagaatgagtcttatatgaaattatagATACTATATGAATGCTTGTTCAGCGAAAGAATGATtcacatagttcaagtagtttagaaatgagaatctttttttcgtaaaattgtgagatttttataattttagtcatttatatatctacctggaaaatgaaactaaaataagttaaataaaattttactacaccagtactttcctacatgttttgggataatgtCCTCAATTCTGACACCAAGAACAAGATCAaggtcaagaaaatttcaagattttggtattccgaaatcaaaaaatcaaaatcaagacgtcaaatctgtcaaatgtcttgaaattttgaaatccaagacacaaaccgtgtggatatcaagattagCAATTCTGGAACCATTATTTCAAGATTTGAAGATGTCAAATTTcctgttttcttgaaataattccaagaacctctcggagatgctgggaattttcaagatagtcacaatttgaagagtttcatgcggaaatcgttcttgatgaggaatatttctataagagatgatacaaaaagagaattactaTAAAAAGTACTGAGTTTGGTCTCAGTACAGCACACcctgagaatacctgcaaaagaatcacatcttgcataagtATTTCCTGGTTTATCACACGACACAACTTTGGTTTGCAGTTCATGTATTCCCGTTTATGACCgtttatttattctttattacgttctataattaattttccgattttgtataacgaaatttcaacaaattcaacagaaaaataaagatatttgtcagaagtggcgtttcgttaagtgtggaaaatcttgaaatcttggttcttagctaatggcctctacacattgggagcaatttttgtcaaaaattgcttttttgaaggaaattccctgcatccttgtaggtggaaacgtcaaatttctgtcaaaaacgcaatttttgacgaaaattgctctcaatgtgtagacgccttaagacattttaagttccataaatgcttcgcgtcagaatatgaactcttgattttggaaatatttgacaacttgaaattttgatcttgatattggtctcagaattgaggccaatatttatgtatttattaaagaaatgaatgttcacattttttttaaaagaataaaaaatcaattacaaaacagagtttggggcaccaccaaacaggcaaatttctcacatttGTAGATGTCGCGatcgtagcttgaatggcaaaatttttcttcttctctttctTACTCTTTCTGTCCCTCTCTGTTCGATTtccgaaatttatatccattcatggaattttcattcaaattcaGTAGCAATGTGGGAGAAATATGGTTTAATGAACCTAATTTGAAATGAACTTTGTCATTTTGTGTAAAAGTGACACAAAGAAAACCCGTCATTTGATGACTAAATGTGCCATGTCTcttaaatttcaaatgatttttcctGAACTTGAAGTTAATATTGAATCTCTGTATCTGGGCTTAAAAAATAGCTCCTACGAATGAGAATTgcgaataacaaaaaattcccTGAAACCATTGGAATCAC encodes the following:
- the LOC129806148 gene encoding uncharacterized protein LOC129806148, with the protein product MNSIKEELSMLIDSALNLENIVDFRSLHKLLHEIVKHLGYIGSQISSDGSDASVPQNPDVNISDSIDNGRVDGNRNLQNGNSVHLENSLKLLESRVEELENHIQNNGTTNRINNEILSGLNRTEEDTAVNSFLIDSNSQIESTPQGNNGYNRYNERLYDNPITDKSSEISGLRLDLYTLRNTIDQHSAKIATIDNEILNIKAHQSMPLPQESKILESQVHLGPEKATQPIFPSTSSTESPSLTPTRDSNIIPGSTFNQHTPTLSNQEEVAESFNKRLNSLELKYSHIDQKLDAVKCLRVELREKLSMESFESAIIEWKNASQFLEDRNRSERNQLKEKVESITMNLSEIERKLMEDLKRLERLFAEQLLELDQKLAKIRKCTDSKVSEDAAGGKSKILGDMTCISCNRYVTMRLREPNCLASVIAEPLGRTKIQSTKSKVNGTGRCGGKAFTTQMLDPLSKRTEKRLCGGKHTIISIHDRLTRLSMQNDSGTNPTFGRLICVDTQNPFDELNSKTSGILGGIVTGVLATESHHN